The proteins below are encoded in one region of Streptomyces sp. NBC_00490:
- a CDS encoding trypsin-like serine peptidase, with product MRSIRPLSTVRRERGARRRTSPVLAAVALASALALTATACDSGDAEAGGESSASATSGDGKITIPDDIKDRLKEHGIDVDKWKDGAWKDWSKDDWLREAEDYFNPIIEGLWDPDRMREAEEPDKGVDDSDLDGDQGVTDPEPAPVDAKAVSPTYHDSVPEAGKVFFDSPEGQMVCSATVVQDPANPGKSNMVWTAGHCVHAGKSGGWYRNLAFVPSYNDKGLATAELESAAREEVAPYGVWWADWAQTSDQWIEQGGTTGGDGASYDFAVIHVTPEEGGTGKSLEETVGSALPVDFKAPAATKIQDMTATGYPAAKPFDGQTLYQCQDKPGRLSISASDPTMYRIGCTMTGGSSGGGWVATGSDGKPALVSNTSIGPVTAGWLAGPRLGEVAKGVYDSVSDKFAGQ from the coding sequence ATGCGATCCATACGGCCGTTGTCCACCGTCCGCCGGGAAAGGGGGGCGCGCCGCAGAACCTCCCCCGTGCTGGCCGCCGTTGCTCTCGCCTCGGCGCTCGCGCTCACGGCGACCGCCTGTGACTCGGGTGACGCCGAGGCAGGCGGCGAGTCCTCCGCCTCCGCCACGTCGGGCGACGGGAAGATCACCATCCCGGACGACATCAAGGACCGGCTCAAGGAGCACGGGATCGACGTCGACAAGTGGAAGGACGGCGCCTGGAAGGACTGGAGCAAGGACGACTGGCTGCGCGAGGCCGAGGACTACTTCAACCCGATCATCGAGGGCCTGTGGGACCCGGACCGGATGCGGGAGGCCGAGGAGCCGGACAAGGGGGTCGACGACAGCGACCTCGACGGTGACCAGGGCGTGACCGACCCGGAGCCCGCGCCGGTGGACGCGAAGGCCGTGTCGCCTACGTATCACGACAGTGTCCCCGAGGCGGGCAAGGTGTTCTTCGACTCCCCCGAAGGACAGATGGTCTGCTCGGCAACGGTCGTGCAGGACCCGGCCAACCCCGGCAAGTCCAACATGGTGTGGACGGCGGGCCACTGTGTCCACGCGGGCAAGAGCGGCGGCTGGTACCGCAACCTCGCGTTCGTGCCGTCGTACAACGACAAGGGCCTGGCCACCGCCGAGTTGGAGAGTGCCGCTCGGGAAGAGGTCGCTCCGTACGGCGTCTGGTGGGCCGACTGGGCGCAGACCTCGGACCAGTGGATCGAGCAGGGCGGTACGACAGGCGGCGACGGAGCCTCGTACGACTTCGCGGTCATTCATGTGACCCCGGAGGAGGGCGGCACGGGCAAGTCGCTGGAGGAGACGGTCGGTTCGGCTCTGCCGGTGGACTTCAAGGCTCCGGCCGCGACGAAGATCCAGGACATGACGGCGACCGGCTACCCGGCCGCGAAGCCGTTCGACGGCCAGACGCTGTACCAGTGCCAGGACAAGCCGGGCCGTCTGTCGATCAGCGCCTCTGACCCGACGATGTACCGCATCGGATGCACCATGACGGGCGGCTCGTCCGGTGGCGGCTGGGTCGCGACCGGTTCCGACGGCAAGCCGGCGCTGGTGTCCAACACCTCGATCGGCCCGGTGACCGCGGGCTGGCTGGCCGGACCGCGGCTGGGTGAGGTGGCCAAGGGCGTGTACGACTCGGTCAGCGACAAGTTCGCCGGTCAGTGA
- the hflX gene encoding GTPase HflX, producing the protein MTSSSSPSQDSQRFAHSHPEGLRADALMEEDVAWSHEIDGERDGDQFDRSERAALRRVAGLSTELEDVTEVEYRQLRLERVVLVGVWTSGTAQDSENSLAELAALAETAGALVLDGVIQRRDKPDAATYIGSGKATELRDIVLETGADTVICDGELSPGQLIHLEDVVKVKVIDRTALILDIFAQHAKSREGKAQVALAQMQYMLPRLRGWGQSLSRQMGGGKGGGLATRGPGETKIETDRRRIREKMAKMRREIADMKTGREIKRQERKRNKVPSVAIAGYTNAGKSSLLNRLTGAGVLVENSLFATLDPTVRRAETPSGRLYTLADTVGFVRHLPHHLVEAFRSTMEEVGESDLILHVVDGSHPNPEEQLAAVREVITDVGATRVPEIVVINKADAADPLTLQRLMRIEKRSIAVSARTGQGIEELLALIDNELPRPSVEVEALVPYTLGKLVARAHTEGEVISEEHTPEGTLLKVRVHEELAADLAPYVPVAVPVA; encoded by the coding sequence ATGACCTCCTCTTCATCCCCTTCCCAGGACTCGCAGCGCTTCGCGCACTCACACCCCGAAGGTCTTCGGGCCGATGCCCTGATGGAAGAGGACGTCGCCTGGAGCCACGAGATCGACGGAGAGCGGGACGGCGACCAGTTCGACCGCTCCGAGCGCGCGGCCCTGCGCCGCGTGGCAGGCCTCTCCACCGAACTCGAGGACGTCACCGAGGTCGAGTACCGCCAGCTCCGCCTGGAGCGGGTCGTGCTCGTCGGCGTCTGGACCTCGGGGACCGCACAGGACTCGGAGAACTCCCTCGCGGAGCTCGCCGCCCTCGCGGAGACCGCGGGCGCACTCGTGCTCGACGGCGTGATCCAGCGCCGCGACAAGCCCGACGCGGCCACCTACATCGGATCCGGCAAGGCCACCGAGCTCAGGGACATCGTCCTGGAGACCGGCGCCGACACCGTCATCTGCGACGGTGAGCTCAGCCCGGGCCAGCTCATCCACCTCGAAGACGTCGTCAAGGTCAAGGTCATCGACCGTACGGCCCTGATCCTCGACATCTTCGCCCAGCACGCCAAGTCCCGAGAGGGCAAGGCGCAGGTCGCGCTCGCGCAGATGCAGTACATGCTGCCGCGACTGCGCGGCTGGGGTCAGTCACTGTCCCGTCAGATGGGCGGCGGCAAGGGCGGCGGCCTCGCCACCCGTGGTCCCGGTGAGACCAAGATCGAGACGGACCGGCGACGGATCCGCGAGAAGATGGCGAAGATGCGCCGGGAGATCGCGGACATGAAGACCGGCCGCGAGATCAAGCGCCAGGAACGCAAGCGCAACAAGGTGCCGTCCGTGGCCATCGCGGGCTACACCAACGCCGGCAAGTCCTCGCTGCTCAACCGCCTCACGGGCGCGGGCGTGCTGGTCGAGAACTCCCTGTTCGCGACCCTCGACCCGACCGTGCGCCGGGCCGAGACCCCGAGCGGGCGGCTGTACACACTGGCGGACACCGTCGGCTTTGTACGCCACCTGCCGCACCACCTGGTCGAGGCGTTCCGCTCCACCATGGAGGAGGTCGGCGAGTCCGACCTGATCCTGCACGTGGTGGACGGCTCGCACCCGAACCCGGAGGAGCAGCTGGCCGCCGTGCGCGAGGTGATCACGGACGTGGGCGCCACCCGCGTGCCCGAGATCGTCGTGATCAACAAGGCCGACGCGGCGGACCCGCTGACGCTCCAGCGGCTGATGCGGATCGAGAAGCGCTCCATCGCGGTCTCGGCCCGTACCGGCCAGGGCATCGAGGAACTGCTCGCCCTCATCGACAACGAGCTGCCGCGGCCGTCGGTCGAGGTCGAGGCGCTCGTGCCGTACACGCTCGGCAAGCTCGTCGCCCGCGCCCACACCGAGGGCGAGGTGATCTCCGAGGAGCACACCCCGGAGGGCACCCTGCTCAAGGTCCGGGTGCACGAGGAGCTGGCGGCGGATCTCGCGCCGTACGTGCCGGTCGCGGTGCCGGTCGCCTGA
- a CDS encoding diaminobutyrate--2-oxoglutarate transaminase family protein codes for MAESSHGGCVSEGAPRRQSARESAARTYARALPIVPVRARGLTIEGADGRRYLDCLSGAGALALGHNHPVVLEAIRKVLDSGAPLHALDLATPVEDAFVAELFRTLPAGLADHARVQFCGPGGTDAVAAAFKLVRAATGRTGMLAFAGAHHGMTTSACATSEEAAGVRVTRLPYPQDYRCPFGVGGTRGAELAASWTESLLDDAASGAPRPAGLIVEAVQSEGGVIPAPDTWMRRMRQITAARSIPLIADEVHTGVGRTGAFWAVEHSGITPDVMILSKAIGGSLPLSVLVYRDDLGRCDRGAPADTFRGNQLALAAGTATLTYVRENGLAERASVLGARMLCRLRDLGQRLSCVGEVRGRGLMLGVELVDPETGLRHAEAEAGRSGSAETPATDSRPAAPELAAAVQRECLRRGLIVELGGRHASVVRLLPPLTISEEQADAVLDRLSDALGAVARGHTSHGQTSPSGHAHHRHGDRPARMGQPAGR; via the coding sequence GTGGCCGAGTCTTCGCACGGCGGGTGCGTGTCCGAGGGGGCTCCGCGCCGACAGTCGGCCCGCGAGTCGGCGGCGCGCACCTATGCGCGTGCCCTTCCGATCGTGCCCGTGCGGGCGCGCGGACTCACCATCGAGGGCGCGGACGGCCGCCGCTACCTGGACTGTCTCTCCGGCGCGGGGGCCCTCGCGCTCGGGCACAACCATCCCGTGGTGCTGGAGGCCATCCGCAAGGTCCTCGACTCGGGCGCACCCCTGCACGCTCTCGACCTGGCCACCCCCGTCGAGGACGCCTTCGTCGCCGAGCTGTTCCGCACCCTGCCGGCCGGTCTCGCCGACCACGCGCGCGTGCAGTTCTGCGGACCGGGCGGCACGGACGCGGTGGCGGCCGCCTTCAAGCTCGTGCGGGCGGCAACCGGGCGCACCGGCATGCTGGCCTTCGCCGGCGCCCACCACGGCATGACCACCTCGGCATGCGCCACCTCCGAGGAGGCGGCCGGCGTCCGGGTCACGCGGCTGCCCTATCCGCAGGACTACCGCTGCCCGTTCGGCGTCGGCGGCACTCGCGGCGCCGAACTCGCCGCCAGCTGGACCGAGTCGCTCCTCGACGACGCCGCGTCGGGTGCTCCGAGACCTGCCGGGCTGATCGTCGAAGCAGTGCAGAGCGAGGGCGGCGTCATCCCCGCGCCGGATACCTGGATGCGGCGCATGCGGCAGATCACGGCGGCCCGATCCATCCCCCTGATCGCCGACGAGGTCCACACGGGAGTCGGTCGCACCGGCGCCTTCTGGGCGGTGGAGCACAGCGGGATCACCCCCGACGTGATGATCCTCTCCAAGGCCATCGGGGGCAGCCTGCCGCTGTCCGTCCTGGTGTACCGCGACGACCTCGGCCGCTGCGACCGCGGCGCTCCCGCCGACACCTTCCGCGGCAACCAACTCGCCCTGGCCGCGGGCACCGCGACCCTCACGTACGTCCGCGAGAACGGCCTCGCCGAGCGCGCGTCGGTACTGGGGGCGCGGATGCTGTGCCGACTCAGGGATCTGGGGCAGCGCCTTTCGTGTGTGGGGGAGGTGCGGGGAAGGGGGCTGATGCTCGGGGTCGAGCTGGTGGATCCCGAGACGGGACTTCGGCATGCTGAGGCTGAAGCCGGCCGGAGCGGGTCTGCCGAGACTCCGGCCACCGATTCCCGCCCTGCCGCTCCCGAACTCGCCGCCGCGGTCCAGCGGGAGTGTCTGCGGCGCGGCCTCATCGTCGAACTCGGCGGCCGCCACGCGAGCGTCGTACGCCTCCTCCCACCCCTGACCATCAGCGAGGAGCAGGCGGACGCGGTGCTCGATCGGCTGTCCGACGCGCTGGGGGCGGTGGCGCGCGGCCACACCTCTCACGGCCAGACAAGCCCATCGGGTCACGCACACCACCGTCACGGCGATCGCCCCGCACGCATGGGCCAGCCCGCCGGCCGATGA
- a CDS encoding trypsin-like serine peptidase → MRSTRTSAAPSRRRRTALAVTGLTAALALTATACEGSDTAGDKAGATTSQAADSGNDKVQIPADLAGKLKEHGIDVDQWKDGAWKDWDKDKWLSEAKDFVNPVIEGLWKPERMKSAKEANKTYSTKDAAADQGVSDPDPVPVEASAEKTPYHENAAPVGKIFFDTPEGSAVCSGTVVKDVNHPGKSNLVWTAGHCVHAGDGGGWYRNIMFVPAYNDYGKSEAQLTNSNPAEIAPYGQWWADWASTSNEWIAGGSETGGAGAAYDYSVLHVKPESGAKSLEETVGAALDVDFSAPSATEVAKMGAWGYPQAAPYNGQKMFKCIDRPGRLSLSTTLPTMYRIGCTMTGGSSGGGWFRVVDGETKLVSNTSIGPADNTWLAGPQLGQGAEAIYQSMSKTYGGQ, encoded by the coding sequence ATGCGTTCCACACGTACGTCCGCGGCGCCGAGTCGCAGGCGGCGCACCGCTCTTGCCGTCACCGGCCTCACCGCCGCCCTGGCGCTGACCGCGACCGCCTGCGAAGGCTCGGACACGGCTGGCGACAAGGCGGGCGCCACGACGTCCCAGGCCGCCGACAGCGGCAACGACAAGGTCCAGATCCCTGCCGACCTCGCCGGCAAGCTCAAGGAGCACGGCATCGACGTCGACCAGTGGAAGGACGGCGCCTGGAAGGACTGGGACAAGGACAAGTGGCTCAGTGAGGCCAAGGACTTCGTCAACCCGGTGATCGAGGGCCTCTGGAAGCCGGAGCGGATGAAGTCCGCGAAGGAGGCCAACAAGACGTACTCGACGAAGGACGCGGCGGCCGACCAGGGCGTCAGCGACCCGGACCCGGTGCCCGTCGAGGCCTCGGCCGAGAAGACGCCGTACCACGAGAACGCGGCCCCCGTCGGCAAGATCTTCTTCGACACTCCCGAGGGCTCGGCCGTCTGCTCGGGCACGGTCGTCAAGGACGTGAACCACCCGGGGAAGTCGAACCTGGTGTGGACGGCCGGTCACTGCGTGCACGCGGGTGACGGCGGCGGCTGGTACCGCAACATCATGTTCGTCCCCGCCTACAACGACTACGGCAAGTCCGAGGCGCAGCTGACGAATTCCAACCCCGCCGAGATCGCGCCGTACGGCCAGTGGTGGGCGGACTGGGCGTCGACCTCGAACGAGTGGATCGCGGGCGGCTCGGAGACCGGCGGTGCCGGTGCCGCGTACGACTACTCGGTGCTGCACGTGAAGCCGGAGTCGGGCGCCAAGTCGCTGGAGGAGACGGTCGGAGCCGCGCTGGACGTGGACTTCTCCGCCCCGTCCGCGACCGAGGTCGCCAAGATGGGCGCCTGGGGCTACCCGCAGGCGGCGCCGTACAACGGTCAGAAGATGTTCAAGTGCATCGACCGTCCGGGCCGGCTCTCGCTCAGCACGACGCTGCCGACGATGTACCGCATCGGCTGCACGATGACCGGCGGTTCGTCCGGCGGCGGCTGGTTCCGGGTGGTGGACGGCGAGACCAAGCTGGTCTCGAACACGTCGATCGGCCCGGCCGACAACACCTGGCTGGCCGGTCCGCAGCTGGGCCAGGGGGCCGAGGCGATCTACCAGAGCATGAGCAAGACGTACGGCGGTCAGTGA
- a CDS encoding M1 family metallopeptidase — protein sequence MLLTPHARSPRRLKAAALLASAVSVCLIAASAPAAPLGVGDRLFPHLGNPGYDVASYDLSFTYAGPNSKPLKAVTTIDAWTTTELDRINLDFAHGKVDSVEVDGEPATFTGAGEDLVVTPEEPLPGGSWMRITVQHTSDPVSAQGRDGGWVRTTDGLAMANQADAAHLVFPCNDHPSDKAMFTIRVTAPDGYTAVANGLPAGVDRVAGETTWTYRTQHPMATELTQVSIGRSTVLHRTGPHGLPVRDVVPTKHREALEPWLEKTPDQISWMESKIGRYPFETYGLLMADADTGFELETQTLSLFERDLFTEPAYPKWYVESIMVHELSHQWFGDSVSPRNWSDLWLNEGHATWYEALYAEEKADRPMETRMKAAYGASDRWRAAGGPPAAPKAPNPGQKISIFRPNVYDGAALVLYALREEIGRPVFEGLERAWVRRHEDGVATTADFVALAEELSGRDLGGFFQDWLYGEKTPPMPGHPDWKPVAIPKAATGKAAK from the coding sequence ATGCTGCTCACCCCCCACGCCAGGAGCCCTCGCCGGCTGAAGGCGGCCGCGCTGCTCGCCTCCGCCGTCTCCGTCTGTCTCATCGCAGCGAGTGCGCCCGCCGCCCCGCTGGGCGTCGGCGACCGTCTCTTCCCGCACCTGGGCAACCCCGGGTACGACGTGGCGTCGTACGACCTCTCCTTCACCTATGCCGGCCCCAACAGCAAGCCGCTGAAGGCCGTCACCACGATCGACGCCTGGACCACCACCGAACTGGACCGCATTAACCTCGACTTCGCCCACGGCAAGGTCGATTCGGTCGAGGTGGACGGCGAGCCCGCCACGTTCACCGGCGCCGGCGAGGATCTGGTGGTCACGCCCGAGGAGCCGCTGCCCGGCGGCAGTTGGATGCGGATCACCGTGCAACACACCAGCGATCCCGTGTCCGCCCAGGGCCGCGACGGCGGCTGGGTGCGGACCACGGACGGCCTCGCCATGGCCAACCAGGCCGACGCCGCCCATCTGGTGTTCCCGTGCAACGACCACCCCTCCGACAAGGCGATGTTCACGATCCGGGTCACCGCGCCCGACGGCTACACCGCCGTCGCGAACGGCCTGCCGGCCGGCGTGGACCGGGTCGCCGGGGAGACCACGTGGACGTACCGCACCCAGCACCCCATGGCCACCGAGCTCACCCAGGTGTCCATCGGCCGCTCCACCGTGCTGCACCGCACCGGCCCGCACGGACTGCCGGTCCGTGACGTCGTCCCCACCAAGCACCGCGAGGCGCTCGAACCCTGGCTGGAGAAGACCCCCGACCAGATCTCCTGGATGGAGAGCAAGATCGGCCGCTACCCCTTCGAGACGTACGGCCTGCTCATGGCCGACGCCGACACCGGCTTCGAACTCGAGACGCAGACCCTCTCTCTCTTCGAGAGAGACCTGTTCACCGAGCCCGCCTACCCCAAGTGGTACGTCGAGTCGATCATGGTGCACGAGCTCTCCCACCAGTGGTTCGGCGACAGCGTCAGCCCCCGCAACTGGTCCGACCTGTGGCTCAACGAGGGACACGCCACCTGGTACGAGGCCCTGTACGCCGAGGAGAAGGCCGACAGGCCCATGGAGACGCGGATGAAGGCCGCGTACGGCGCCTCCGACCGCTGGCGCGCCGCGGGCGGACCGCCGGCCGCGCCCAAGGCGCCCAACCCCGGCCAGAAGATCAGCATCTTCCGTCCCAACGTCTACGACGGCGCCGCGCTGGTCCTCTACGCGCTGCGCGAGGAGATCGGCCGGCCCGTCTTCGAGGGGCTGGAGCGGGCCTGGGTGCGCCGTCACGAGGACGGTGTCGCCACGACCGCCGACTTCGTCGCGCTCGCCGAGGAGCTCTCGGGCCGTGACCTGGGGGGCTTCTTCCAGGACTGGCTCTACGGCGAGAAGACCCCGCCGATGCCGGGCCACCCGGACTGGAAGCCGGTGGCGATCCCGAAGGCGGCCACTGGGAAGGCCGCGAAATAA